A stretch of the uncultured Desulfobacter sp. genome encodes the following:
- a CDS encoding UDP-N-acetylmuramoyl-L-alanyl-D-glutamate--2,6-diaminopimelate ligase translates to MQLTEILNITEVVLTPDQEQAGIGDTSITHITCDSRQVIQGSLFIAVDGHAADGHDYIAQAFEQGAALVLAQRIPLELPREQALRIVLSKDTRKDTAIAAANFFGHPSRDLIVVGVTGTNGKTSITWLLEQIYQTCGITCGVIGTVNIRYPGTTIDNPVTTPDAVCLQKTMHDMKLAGVTHVIMEVSSHSLDQHRVDECEFNAAVFTNLTQDHLDYHDGFDDYFACKKTLFTNYLGPFEDGTRGKAVINIDNEYGTRLADSLNPPVIRVSADRDADIRAIDITDDIHGLKGTLDFTGVKAPLTSVLTGHFNLENILCAAGAALTTGICPESIARGIAALERVPGRLEKLSTELNRHIFVDYAHTPDALESILKTLSGRAPARLITVFGCGGDRDRTKRAPMGVIACRYSDIAIVSSDNPRTEDPEAIVDEIIEGIRAQGFHPIDFSSPNTCEKGYIRITDRAKALALAVQISKPGDIIVAAGKGHETYQITNKGTIHFDDKEHLTQACTSLLTPKPWDLTDLSMALGCTPVTVSGQTSSEDAKDAIFKGIGTDSRTISSDMVFLALTGDRFDGHSFIPNLTEKGVSAFVVRQGYIENLDSSQKRLIDKTRTCFFEVPDTLTALGTLARYHRLRSNARIAALTGSNGKTSTRKMAQEIFAQHHDTLATQGNLNNEIGLPLTLLRLADIHEWAVVEMGMSNPGEIARLSAIAQPDIAMVTNTHGSHMEGVGSLDNVARAKAEIFKSLNPSGTAIIFADDPRVDILVQGAKKDANTAKLMLFGTQPDSDVRLSKINPTDHDITFSLTMDGHTRQYTVPSPADFMAFNAAAAAALAKAAGINETDIAQGLELFVPVKGRMHVRHLSNGLHLIDDTYNANPSSMDQALNVLNRMAGSNRAIAVLGDMLELGDQTQEHHRQVGHLAASLSPAKLLLFGTQVAQIREGALEKGYPETRIVMGSKQLLGETLKKLTQHETWVLIKGSRGMAMETLIPVLEEIPAERAD, encoded by the coding sequence ATGCAGTTGACTGAAATCCTGAACATAACTGAAGTCGTGCTCACACCTGATCAGGAACAGGCAGGTATCGGCGACACCTCCATCACCCATATTACCTGCGATTCCAGACAGGTGATACAGGGATCACTATTCATCGCTGTAGACGGCCACGCCGCAGACGGCCATGATTACATTGCCCAGGCATTTGAACAAGGCGCTGCATTGGTTCTGGCCCAAAGGATTCCCCTGGAACTGCCCAGGGAACAGGCCCTGCGGATTGTTTTATCAAAGGACACCCGTAAAGATACGGCCATTGCCGCTGCCAATTTTTTCGGTCATCCTTCCAGGGATCTAATCGTAGTGGGGGTCACCGGGACGAATGGTAAAACCAGTATTACCTGGCTTCTGGAACAAATTTACCAGACCTGCGGGATTACCTGCGGTGTCATCGGCACGGTGAATATCAGATATCCCGGCACGACCATTGACAACCCCGTCACCACCCCGGATGCGGTGTGCCTGCAAAAAACCATGCATGACATGAAACTTGCCGGCGTTACCCATGTCATCATGGAAGTGTCGTCCCACAGCCTGGACCAGCACCGGGTGGATGAATGTGAATTTAATGCGGCGGTTTTCACCAATCTCACCCAGGATCACCTGGATTACCATGACGGATTTGATGATTATTTTGCCTGCAAAAAAACCTTGTTCACCAACTACTTAGGTCCCTTTGAAGACGGAACCCGGGGCAAGGCCGTCATCAACATTGATAATGAGTATGGCACCCGGCTGGCAGACAGCCTTAACCCGCCTGTAATCCGGGTCAGTGCAGATCGTGACGCAGATATCCGGGCCATTGACATCACAGACGACATCCATGGTTTGAAAGGCACCCTGGATTTCACAGGCGTTAAAGCCCCCCTGACATCCGTGCTCACGGGCCATTTCAACCTGGAAAACATATTATGCGCGGCTGGTGCGGCGTTGACCACAGGTATCTGCCCGGAATCCATAGCCCGGGGTATTGCCGCCCTTGAACGGGTACCGGGCCGTCTTGAAAAATTGTCCACGGAACTGAACCGGCATATCTTTGTTGATTATGCCCACACCCCGGATGCCCTTGAATCCATCTTAAAAACCCTTTCCGGCCGCGCCCCTGCGCGACTGATTACAGTATTCGGCTGCGGCGGAGACCGGGACCGCACCAAACGCGCGCCCATGGGTGTCATTGCCTGCAGATACTCTGACATCGCTATTGTCTCATCGGACAACCCGCGGACCGAAGATCCGGAAGCTATTGTTGACGAAATTATAGAGGGCATTCGTGCCCAGGGGTTCCACCCCATTGATTTCTCCAGCCCGAATACCTGTGAAAAAGGATATATCCGAATAACCGACAGGGCCAAAGCCTTGGCCCTGGCCGTTCAGATTTCAAAACCCGGGGACATTATCGTGGCGGCAGGCAAGGGCCATGAAACCTACCAGATTACCAACAAAGGCACCATCCACTTTGATGACAAAGAACACTTAACCCAAGCCTGTACCAGCTTGTTAACGCCAAAGCCATGGGATCTTACGGATCTTTCCATGGCTCTTGGGTGTACCCCCGTCACTGTATCAGGACAAACAAGCAGCGAAGATGCCAAGGACGCGATTTTCAAAGGCATTGGGACTGATTCAAGAACCATCTCCTCTGATATGGTATTTCTGGCGTTGACAGGCGACCGGTTTGACGGGCACAGCTTCATTCCTAACCTAACAGAAAAAGGGGTTTCAGCGTTTGTTGTCAGACAGGGTTACATAGAAAACCTTGATTCAAGTCAAAAACGCCTGATAGACAAAACCCGCACCTGCTTTTTTGAAGTACCGGACACCCTGACTGCGTTAGGAACTCTGGCCCGGTATCACAGATTGCGCTCAAATGCGCGAATTGCAGCCCTGACAGGATCTAACGGAAAAACATCCACCCGGAAAATGGCCCAGGAAATTTTTGCACAGCACCATGACACCCTGGCCACCCAAGGGAACCTGAACAATGAAATCGGCCTGCCGCTGACCCTGCTCAGGCTGGCGGATATCCATGAATGGGCCGTGGTGGAGATGGGCATGAGCAATCCCGGCGAAATCGCCCGGCTTTCCGCCATTGCCCAACCAGATATTGCCATGGTCACCAACACCCATGGGTCTCACATGGAAGGTGTGGGTTCGCTGGATAATGTGGCCCGGGCCAAAGCAGAAATATTTAAAAGCCTTAACCCATCCGGCACAGCCATTATTTTTGCTGATGATCCAAGAGTTGATATCCTTGTTCAAGGCGCAAAAAAAGACGCCAACACAGCAAAATTAATGCTTTTTGGCACCCAACCCGACAGCGATGTACGTTTGTCAAAAATCAACCCCACAGACCATGACATTACTTTTTCTCTGACCATGGATGGACATACCCGCCAATATACTGTACCTTCTCCGGCTGATTTTATGGCCTTTAATGCCGCGGCAGCCGCAGCCCTGGCCAAGGCGGCAGGGATTAATGAGACAGACATTGCCCAGGGACTTGAACTGTTTGTCCCGGTCAAAGGCAGGATGCATGTAAGGCATCTTAGCAACGGCCTTCATCTTATTGATGATACCTACAATGCCAACCCCAGTTCCATGGATCAAGCCCTGAACGTGTTAAACCGGATGGCCGGAAGCAACCGGGCCATTGCCGTGCTTGGGGATATGCTGGAATTGGGAGATCAGACCCAGGAGCACCACCGGCAGGTAGGCCACCTGGCAGCATCGCTTTCACCGGCAAAACTTCTGCTGTTCGGCACCCAGGTCGCTCAAATCCGTGAAGGCGCTCTGGAAAAAGGATACCCTGAAACCAGAATCGTCATGGGCTCCAAACAACTGTTAGGGGAGACCCTTAAAAAATTAACGCAACACGAAACGTGGGTACTGATCAAAGGCTCTAGGGGAATGGCCATGGAGACACTGATTCCAGTACTTGAAGAAATTCCTGCTGAAAGGGCGGACTGA